In Aliiglaciecola sp. LCG003, a genomic segment contains:
- a CDS encoding sigma 54-interacting transcriptional regulator: protein MNPKDLLYHHINSILVFSGAKNISVWHPQLNDEMGSFNVGEFGPNETPIEASQVGEVNVFAKQDSAFNNMAFKAISATTLLVKITEEPLADSIYSNLASNNKATASEIASRRAPIKTFDDNTWFLMQFNFAQQIPNWLSPDQSNQQLMVSSDKLVTVQHMLQSTVMQMRLISEFLTLLSDPLTNLCSRTVLQNKIAQLSNQYSVGLIMVHCIDFHQINRKFGNEFGDNVIREIAELLKSSTRENDILSRYGGALFGVAFPVNEKTDVASFAKKLQLILQQRHYLDGAINLAFDVGAAIIEYSEDYPSKSACASVLISRADQALKAAQKEEKPSIITWHKDDFSLYQQKFNYLGGIFTADTITDYRNMLLLWDISSLIADKYDFSQLAQSVIQRLAQTFDFMCAGVIGPNEQQQQYLYSIDSNDDAVAMTAQDSAFLTEIKQMQQSVMASDKPSERLVGSTIILVLPLEIETADCLFICGKASQFEVKHDTQVLLSGLTRQLGKALRRSKLEEELNRKLESQNEQLQHELTQLKEGLQVSSIIYRSQAMANLLKHAKRAAMTDTTVLITGESGTGKERLINALHQMGNRNNKSLVIVDCGSIPESLIESELFGYVKGAFTGAQNTSSGKVLDAEGGILVLDEIGELPLNMQTKLLRFVQEKHFTPVGGNKVITVDVKIIAVTNRDLAFEVEQGNFRKDLYYRLNVLTLYNPPLRERPEDIELLATHFLTKYAEQFKLEKRNLSTNALQKMLHYTWPGNIRELENRLMQATLLCEGKVIEWGLLNIEDDVRPTAAQTENHSRLPAQSPAPPYPGVNSLVNSNNNHAGYSEPDYNAERFSSQQDNNSTNNYARSEVHTTMVSAQHCTEMLLDIFKQTLSQAGQHPQFVNAPFGSWIEDELIIKTYIASDRKMRLTAARLSISQSTARRKVDKILAEGDMTESHRPSNWHVISEALAPIANGQVVLKNCVAQIKLLVLESILSTPVYSMAQAAEMLGVSEPTFYKLKRELDASQ from the coding sequence TTGAACCCTAAAGATCTTCTTTATCATCACATTAACAGCATACTAGTATTTTCTGGCGCTAAGAACATTAGTGTCTGGCATCCCCAATTGAATGATGAAATGGGGAGCTTTAATGTGGGTGAATTTGGTCCTAATGAAACTCCGATTGAAGCGTCACAGGTTGGGGAAGTAAACGTCTTTGCTAAACAAGATAGTGCGTTTAACAATATGGCGTTTAAGGCAATCTCGGCGACCACTTTGTTAGTTAAAATTACGGAAGAGCCCTTAGCTGATTCAATCTACTCTAACCTTGCCTCTAACAATAAAGCAACAGCGTCAGAAATAGCCTCCCGTCGCGCGCCGATTAAGACTTTCGATGACAACACTTGGTTTCTGATGCAATTTAATTTTGCCCAGCAGATACCGAATTGGTTGTCTCCTGATCAATCAAATCAACAACTGATGGTTTCGTCTGATAAGTTAGTCACTGTTCAGCATATGCTGCAATCAACTGTGATGCAGATGCGTTTGATTTCCGAATTTTTAACGCTCTTGTCTGACCCCTTGACAAATCTGTGCTCCCGCACCGTATTGCAGAACAAGATCGCTCAGCTGAGTAACCAATATTCGGTGGGCTTGATCATGGTTCACTGTATTGACTTTCACCAAATAAATAGAAAATTTGGCAATGAGTTTGGCGACAATGTTATTCGCGAGATAGCCGAATTGCTCAAATCCAGTACCCGAGAAAATGATATTTTAAGTCGCTATGGCGGTGCCTTATTCGGTGTAGCTTTTCCGGTAAATGAAAAGACCGATGTGGCAAGCTTTGCCAAAAAATTACAATTAATTCTGCAACAGAGACATTACTTGGATGGGGCTATTAATCTAGCTTTTGATGTCGGTGCTGCCATTATTGAATATAGTGAAGACTACCCATCAAAATCCGCATGTGCATCTGTGTTGATCAGTCGCGCAGATCAAGCATTAAAAGCAGCCCAGAAAGAAGAGAAGCCATCGATTATTACCTGGCACAAAGATGATTTCAGTCTTTATCAACAAAAATTTAATTATCTAGGCGGGATATTTACAGCAGATACCATCACCGATTATCGCAACATGCTGTTGTTATGGGACATATCTTCATTAATCGCCGACAAATACGATTTTTCCCAGTTGGCGCAAAGCGTCATACAGCGTCTGGCACAAACCTTTGATTTTATGTGCGCCGGCGTGATCGGTCCAAACGAGCAACAGCAACAATATCTATACTCTATCGACAGTAATGATGATGCGGTCGCCATGACAGCACAAGATAGTGCCTTTCTAACCGAAATAAAACAAATGCAACAAAGCGTGATGGCTAGCGACAAACCCTCTGAAAGGCTAGTTGGAAGCACTATTATTTTGGTCTTGCCACTTGAAATAGAAACTGCCGACTGCTTATTTATTTGTGGTAAAGCTAGCCAATTTGAAGTTAAACATGATACCCAGGTTTTGCTCTCAGGTTTAACTCGTCAGTTAGGTAAGGCGCTACGCAGAAGTAAATTAGAAGAGGAGCTCAACCGTAAACTGGAAAGCCAAAATGAGCAGTTGCAACATGAACTGACCCAGTTAAAAGAAGGCCTACAAGTTAGCAGCATTATTTATCGTTCGCAGGCAATGGCAAATCTACTCAAGCACGCCAAACGCGCCGCTATGACTGACACCACAGTATTGATTACCGGGGAAAGCGGTACAGGTAAAGAACGTCTTATCAACGCATTACATCAGATGGGCAATCGCAATAATAAGTCCTTAGTCATTGTAGATTGTGGCTCTATCCCTGAAAGCCTAATAGAGTCAGAATTATTTGGTTATGTAAAAGGTGCGTTTACTGGTGCGCAGAACACCTCTTCCGGAAAAGTGTTAGATGCCGAAGGCGGTATTTTAGTCTTAGATGAAATAGGTGAGTTACCGCTAAATATGCAAACCAAGCTGTTGCGTTTCGTACAGGAAAAACACTTCACTCCTGTTGGCGGCAATAAGGTCATAACTGTCGATGTTAAAATCATTGCGGTAACAAACCGAGATTTGGCCTTTGAAGTCGAGCAGGGTAACTTTCGCAAAGACTTGTATTATCGATTAAACGTTTTGACCTTATATAATCCACCGCTGCGTGAAAGGCCAGAAGATATCGAATTGCTGGCAACTCACTTTTTGACCAAGTACGCCGAACAATTCAAATTGGAAAAACGCAACCTATCGACTAATGCACTGCAAAAGATGCTGCACTATACATGGCCGGGTAATATTCGTGAGCTAGAAAATCGATTAATGCAGGCAACCTTACTGTGTGAAGGAAAAGTAATTGAGTGGGGGCTATTGAACATTGAAGACGATGTACGCCCCACAGCCGCCCAGACTGAAAATCATTCACGATTGCCAGCTCAAAGTCCTGCTCCGCCCTACCCTGGGGTGAATTCGCTAGTCAATTCCAACAACAATCATGCGGGTTATTCAGAGCCTGATTATAATGCTGAACGCTTTTCGAGCCAACAAGACAACAACTCGACAAATAACTATGCCAGAAGTGAAGTACACACAACTATGGTCAGTGCACAACATTGCACTGAAATGTTGTTAGATATCTTCAAGCAAACACTTAGCCAAGCAGGCCAACATCCCCAATTTGTCAATGCGCCCTTTGGCAGTTGGATTGAAGATGAATTGATTATTAAAACCTATATTGCTAGCGATCGAAAAATGCGTCTTACTGCTGCTA